A region of Toxorhynchites rutilus septentrionalis strain SRP chromosome 1, ASM2978413v1, whole genome shotgun sequence DNA encodes the following proteins:
- the LOC129762152 gene encoding uncharacterized protein LOC129762152 translates to MDVKSCANCPENMQVGRNLLEADSEQSAKFKSRIVCVVPGYKQRYRPGISFHAFPPKTDKSRYLDWIQRLRLKIEPTKTSRISSLHFTVSNFYSPSMKSTSRATDRLILRPSAVPDLNLPQPPISEARKRLMRAVLNVLQTVPKLGQRWTRDMIHQTFQILPSMLNVQIIPKSVFLQ, encoded by the exons atggacgtcaaaagctgcgcaaattgcccggagaacatgcaagtcggacgaaatttgcttgaagctgactcagaacaatctgcaaaattcaaaagccgtattgtttgtgtcgtccccggatataagcagagatatcgccccggaatttcttttcatgcCTTCCCTCCGAAAACGGACAAATCGCGGTATCTAGACTGGATCCAACGACTACGGCTAAAGATAGAACCTACAAAAACCTCCCGTATTAGTAGCCTCCATTTCACCGTGTCGAACTTCTACTCTCCAAGTATGAAGT cAACAAGCCGTGCCACTGATCGCTTAATTCTTAGGCCATCAGCAGTTCCCGACTTGAATTTGCCACAACCTCCCATCAGCGAAGCCAGGAAAAGACTTATGAGGGCAGTGCTGAACGTGCTGCAAACCGTGCCAAAGTTGGGGCAGCGATGGACCAGAGACATGATACACCAAACCTTTCAGATCTTGCCATCGATGCTGAATGTGCAGATCATCCCGAAGTCTGTGTTTCTACAGTAG